The Alistipes megaguti sequence GGATTCCCCGTCGGCGACGAGGTGCTCAACCAAAACTCGGTTCTCTTCAAGGTGGGCGCCACGTTCGTCGGGATCCTCGCCGGGAACGAAATTCCGTCGGATGTCGAGGGCGAGCCCAACACCTACAAGTTCCATCTGCGCGTAACGGACAACGCGGGTGCCTCGACCGAGGCCACGCTGACGCTCGTTCAACCTGCCAAATAGTGTAGCATGAAACGATTATTGACATACCTGATTCCGGCCATGGCGCTGATGTTGGGCGCCTGCTCGAAGCAGGGCGACGAACTCGCCCCGGAGACTTCGGCCGGAACCCTCACGATGCGGATCTCCACCCGTGCGGAGGCCGCCGGCGACGGTTCGTATGACCCGATGGAGCACCTCGTCGTGCGGATCTACAACGCAAACGGCGAGCTGATCCGCAAATACGCCTCGAAGGAGGAGCTCCCGGAGCGGCTCGAGCTTATCGCCGGACAGTACCGCGTGGCGGTCGAGGCCGGTGAGGCGGTCGAGGCCTCGTTCACGCAGCGCCTCTACAAAGGCGAGGAGCCCTTCACCGTGACGGCCGGCAAGAATACGCCCGTCGAGGTGAAGTGCACGCTGCAGAATACGGCCGTGGCCACGCTCTTCGAGGAGAGTGTTGCCGAGAACTTCGGTTCGGAGTTCGAGGTGCGGGTGATGGCGGGCGACACCTTTGACGCCGACCGCACCGACGCTGCCTCGACGCTCCGCTACACGGGCGATGCGACCGGTTACTTCACCCTCGGCGAGGGGGTCAGCAGCCTCTCGTGGCGGTTCCGCGGCGAGCACCCCTCGCGCGGCACGATCGAAAAGAGCGGCACAATCACCGACGTGAAGGCCCCGGGCCGCTATACGCTGACATTCCGCTTCTCGCCCGACCTGCCGGGATTCATCGATGCGGTGGCCATCCGCGTCGTCGATAAGACCGACGATTTCGACGATACGATCATCTGGAGCCCCGATCCCACGATCAAGGGCGACGGGTTCGAACTCTCGGAGAAACAACAGTACACGGGAGGCGAAAAACGATTCCAGATCACAACCGTCAAGCCGACGGCCACGGCCCGGATGAACTTCAACGGCAAGCAGTACGACCTGCTCTCCGAGGCTTCGACGCCCGAAACGGCCGGGCTGTCCGTGGTGAAGAACGCCGAAAACGCCCTTACGGTGACCCTTTCGGAGGCCTTCTTCGCCGGATGTCCGGGCGGCGACCATCCGCTGCGTCTGGAGGTGGCCGACAACGGCGGCGGACAGGGTGATGCGGAGTGCATCTTCACGCTGCAGGGCGTTCTGACTCCTTCCGCCGCGGATTGCAATCTGTGGAACAATACCGTCACGCTGCGGGCCCTGGTATTCGATCCGGCCGTATCGTCCGTCACGTTCGGCTTGCGCTCGAAAGGGGGCCAGTGGCAGGAGACGGCCGGTTCGAACACCGGCGACGGAACCTGGAGCGCCACGTTCGGCGCCGAATGGGAGGAATCGGTCAACGAAAACGCACAGACGGTCTATACACCCAAGGCCGGAACGGGCGTCTGGGCCGACGCCGAGTACGAGTGCCGGGTCGTAATCGACGGACAGGAGAGCCTCGCTACGTTCTCGACCGCCGGAGGCCAGAGCATCCCCGACGGCGACATGGAGAACGGTTCGCTGAGCTGCTTCACGATCAACAACCAGAACACCTCCTTCTGGGGCAGCGGCAACAACAACAACACATCAAGCCTCTGCACGCAAGGCGCCATCGACGGGAACCATTACGCCAACATGCAATCCACCTATTACATTGCAGCCATGGCGGCAGGGAATCTCTTCGCCGGGACCTTCCGGATGAGCGGCACGACAGGTACCGTAGGTTTCGGGCAACCCTACAGTTACACGGCCCGTCCCCGAGCCCTGCGTCTGAATTACCATGCCCAGGTAGGCATCGTCAACAACAACGGAGGAAACGGTCCCCTGGCCATCGACGGACAGGACCGTGCCCGGATCTACGTGGCGATCGTCGATTGGAGCGCCCGGCATGAGGTCTCCTCGACCTTCAACATCCTGGGATCCTGCACGAACAGCGGAACCTGGGATCCCACAAACGGCGCCGAGACCGTAAGCGAAGGCCGCATCCTCGGTTACGGATCCCTGTGGATCGAACAAAGCACCGAAGGGAATGCTCTGGTCTCCAGCCAGGATGCCCTCAGGATCTACTGGTATGACAAGGAGGCCCCCGCTCCGGGCGGGAACTACACGCTGGTGATCTCCTGCGCGGCAAACGCCTACGGAGACTATTTCAACGGATGCGACAAAAACCACCTGTGGGTCGACGATTTCCAATGGGTTTATTAACAATCAAAAGCAAACCGATGCGCACCATCCTTCTACAACTGCTGACTCTCGTGCTGTGCATCCCGGCAACGGCCCAGGCCCTCCGCACCCCGGAAACCTCCGCCACGGACAGCCTTTCGGCAGGTCCGGCCCCGAGCCGAAGCGAGCAGACAGCTCCCCGGCGCCCGCTTACGGTCAACGAAATGCGCAGCCAGCGCGGCCTGACCGACACCCACAACCTCTTCATTCCCAAAGGTCAGTGGATCTTCGGCGGTACGGCCTCCTACTCGACCCATACCAATCAGAGCTACCAGTTTCTGGTCATCGAGGGAATCAACTCGACGGGCTATACCTTCAAGGTCAGTCCGATGATCGCCTACGCCTTCCGCAACAACATGGCCCTCGGCGGACGATTCATCTATTCGCGCACGCTGCTCAAGCTGGACAAGGCCTCGATCAACTTCGGCGACGAAGGTTCGGGCGTCGAACTCAACGTCCGCGACTACTATGCCCTGCAGCACAACTACCAAATAGCGGCCATCTGGCGGCAGTACATTCCCCTGGGCCGCAACAAGCGTTTCGCCCTCTACAACGAAATGTCGCTGGCCGGCGGCGGCAGCCAAGCCCGCTTCGCCAACGACTCTCCCGTGAAGGGCACCTATCAAAAGGGATACTCCTTCTCGCTGGGTATCTCACCCGGCATCATCGCCTTCGCCACCAACAACATGGCCGTCGAGGTGAACGTCGGCGTGATGGGTATCACCTACGACCACACCGAACAGGTCCACAACCAGGTCACCGTCGGCGAACGCAACATCAGCCAGATGAACTTCAAGATCAACATCTTCTCGATCGGCCTCGGTGTGGCCTTCTACCTCTAAATCCGGAATGCCATGAAACGTATCTTCCACATACTTGCCGCTCTCTGCATCGCACTCCCAGCCCTGGGCCAGAGCCGCGCCGAAGACTCCTTCACCGCAGCCGAAACCCCGACGGCCAACCCGCTGTCGGGCGAAACCCTCACCGACGCGTCGGTCATCACGCAGAAACAGCACTTCCTGCCCACACGCCGGCGCATCGACCGTGAAATCAACAAGATCAAGTTCGCCTACAAGGGCGAGGTGATCATGGGTCTGACAGCCTCCTACGGCACGCTGTCGAGCGACGACACCGATGTTCTGCTCATTCTGGACAACATCAATGCCGACGGATCGGTGACCACCATCAAGCCCTTCGTCGGATACTTCTACCGCGACAACCGCTGTCTGGGCGCCCGATTCGGATACAACTTCATGAGCGGTACGCTCGACCAGGGCGGACTCTTCGACCTGGGGGAGAACAACAACGTCTCGCTCAACATCCCCTATCTGGATTTCAAGAGCAGCAACTACTCGTTCGGCATCTTCCACCGCTCCTATGCGGGGCTCGACCCGAAGGGGCGCTTCGGCCTCTTCGCCGAACTCGAACTCTCGGTCTCGACCGGTACGTCGCGCTTCTCCTACGAATCCGAAGGCAAGGTCAAACAGACCTACAGCGACAACACGCAGCTCAAATTGGCCTTCAACCCCGGAGCCGCGGTCTACATCTTCCCGAATGTCTGCGCCACGCTCTCGTTCGGACTCGGCGGCATCCAGTACACCACCGTCAACCAGCACGACGAACTGGGCAACAAGATCGGAACCCGCGAGGCCTCGAAGATGAAGTTCAAACTCAACATCCTGGCCATCAACATCGGTATGACCTTCCACATGTGGGACAAGAAAAAGAAATAACGCATGAAACGACTCATCAGTTATCTGCTCGCCGGAGCGATGTTCGCCGGTACGTCGTGCATCTCCAACGATATTCCCTATCCGACGGTCGAGGTGGCCATCAACAGCCTCTCGGGGGAAGGTTTCACGGTCGCGGGCATCGATCTGGCAACCCGCACGGTGACCCTCTCGCTCGAGGAGGCCACCGACATCCAGCAGGTCCGCATCGACGAGGTGACCTACGCCGTCACCCCCCACAACACCAACATCGACCATCAGCTCTTCATGGACAACATCCGCCCGTCGCGCCCGCTCACGGGGACGTTCGATCTGCGCATGCCGATCTACGTCACCCTGCACCTCTATCAGGACTATGAGTGGCAGATCGTCGCCCAGCAGGAGATCACGCGAAGCTTCCGCGTCGAGGGGCAGGTCGGAGCCTCGGAGTTCGCCCTTCAGACCCGCATCGCCACGGCCTACGTCGCCAAGGATGCCGCCCGCAGCCGCGTGACCATCACCGAACTCAAGCTCGGTCCCGCCTCGACCGACGCCGTCACCACGACCTACTCCCCCACCCTGGAGGAGCTCTCCACGCTGGACTACAGCTCGCCCGAGGCCGACGATCCGACGGCCGGGACACCCCACTTCGTCGACGTCACCTGCCACGGCCGCACGGAACGCTGGGTGCTCTACGTACTGCCGACCGACAAGACGGTGCAGACCGAAGCCGTCGATGCCTGGTCGGGTGTCGTATGGCTGCGCGGTTCGGGCGTCTCGGGACAGCCGATGGGCTTCCGCTACCGCGTCGGTGAGGAGGGCGAATGGGCCGAAGTCCCCGGCGTGAAGATCGAGGGCGGAACCTTCTCGGCCGCCTTCGCCGCCGAACCGCTGACGACCTATCAGTTCAAGTCCTACTGCGGCGACGACGAGAGCGACCCCACGACCGTCACCACCGAACGGGTCGAACAACTCCCCAACAGCGGTCTGGAGGAGTGGTCTCAGCCCGCCAAACCGTGGCTGCCGTTCCTCTCCGACCTGACCGGCAAACCGATCTCTCCCTTCTGGGGCACGGGCAACAACGGCTCGACCGCCCTGAGCGAAAAGGACAACGTCACCACCCCCGACGAGAGCACCGTACGGCCCGGATCCACGGGCACGAAATCGGCCAAACTTGCCAGCAGAAAGGTCCTCATCAAACTGGCCGCCGGCAACCTCTTCGCAGGAGAATTTGCCGCCACCAGAGGTACGGACGGCATTGTCAACTTCGGCCGGCCCTTCACGCTGCGCCCCACGGCCCTGCGCGTATGGATGAAATACAACAGTGGAAAGATCGACTTCGTGGGTTCGAACATGCCTGCCGGCGAGACGATCCAGACGGGCGATCCCGACAATGCCGCCATCTACATCGCCCTCGGAACCTGGACCAAGGAGAAATACGGCATGGGCAAGAACGGGACCGGCGACGATCAGAACGGCGGCAAACCCTTCGGAACGGACGCCTGCCCGGTGAGCATCGACACCCGCGACGTGAAGACCTTCTTCAACCCGCAGGGCGAGGATGTGATCGGCTACGGGGCACGATTCTTCTCCGAGAGTGTCGCCGACTGGACACAGATCACCATCCCGATCGACTATCGGTCGACCAACGAGGTCCCGACGCACATCATGGTCGTCTGCTCGGCTTCGCGCTGGGGCGATTACTTCACCGGCAGCAGCGAAAGCACCCTCTGGGTCGACGACTTCGAACTGATCTACACCCCCGTCGAGAGCCTCGAGTAAACCGTCCCGAGGCCCGGCGACCGGGATGTCCCCGACGACACCCGGCCGGGTACAAAAAAAGGCAGCGCTTCGGATTTCCGAAGCGCTGCCTTTTCGATTATCTGTCGGGGATTACCTCCCGGCAATGCGACAGTACTTGTCGTAGCGTCCTAACACATCATCCACATAAGCCAGGGTCTGACGGCTGCCGGTAAACCGGCCGCACTTGACCACCTCGTTCTCATAGTATTCGGGCTCGGCCTTCAGCGTCAGATAGCGAGCCACCACCTCCCACGAGTTGGGGTCCTCGCCGTGCACGCGGGCCAGGCGCCGCGCATCGCTCACATGGCCGATTCCTCCGTTGTAGGAGGCCAGCACGATGCTCATACGGTCCTTCTCAGGGGTCCCCTCCGGGAGTCGGAGGGTCGACTGAATCTCCGTCATCAGTTTGTTGGCCAGCCAGATATTGGTTGCGGGATCGGCGATCCGTTCGGTCGGGATCTCGAAATGGCGGGCCACCGAGGGCATGATCTGCATCAGTCCGCACGCCCCGCTGCGCGACGTAAGGTCGGGCATGAAGCGCGATTCGTGGTAGGCAATGGCGCTCATCAGACGCCAGTCATGACCCTCCTCCTCGCTGATACGGCGAATCAGGTTGTCATAGGCCGAAATCACATACTTGCCCTCGGCAAGGGGTGCATAGCCGATTTCGGCCTCATCGTTCAGCGACTGATCCGTCACGGGAGCGCTGAAGTGGGCATTAAAGCCGTAAAATGTCGTAAAAATGGTTAAGAACGCAAACGTTAAAACCGTCTTTTTCAGCATAAAATGTTGTTTTGCGGGCAGCTTATACCGCGCAGAACAGCACGCTAATCATAGAATCCCCAGGAGATGCCGATCTTGAACATACCCGGATTGAGCGGGTAACGGGCTGCCGAGAAATACTCTCCGTTTCCGAACAGTCCCTTGTTCACATGCTGATATTTCAGGAAGATCCGCATTCTCTTCCACTTCGCCATCACGAAGGCGTCCAGGTAGGGATAGTTTCCCACCTCCTCTTCGCGCTGGTTGTAGTACACCGACAGTGCCGGATTGTAGCCGGGCGCATAGTAACGCGTGTTATAGCGTCCGTCGAGTCCGATCTGCAGGCGCAGTACGTCGCGCACCACCCAGAATTCGTAGTAATACGACAGGAAGGCGCTCAGAAGCGGCACGGGCACAACCTCTTGATTCGTGCTCCACTGCAACAATACCCTGTGGTCCAAATGAAGTCCGCCGAGGCGGAAATCCTTGCGGGCATACACGCTCGTGAGGCTTACGCTTCCATTGTCCTGGGCGACGTTGCTGTCCGATCCGTAGTAGATCTTGTTCGTCACGACGCCCTGCCAGGCTCCGACTTCGAATGCGTAGTCGGGAACCGAAAACTTGACCTCCAACCGAGTCTCATTCTCCTTGTTCAAAGGAGTGTCCCATATATAATGGTTCGAGAATAGATTCTCCTGCCAGTAGGTTGGCGAGCGGCGCTCCATCGTGAAGCGGCCTTCGAGAATCAGGGGGTGTCCGCGGAGATAACCCGTCAGAGCGAGGTGCGCTCCCACGCTCAGGTCTCCGCCTCTGTATCCCGACGGGTAGAACTTCAGGTTCCCGTCCCAGTCGACATACTTCTTTATCTTGCCGCTGACGGAGCCGTAGGCAAACCAGCTGGTCTTGCGTTCGGTCGTATAACGCCCCGTCAGGTAATCGTCCAGTTTGAATTGCGAGTAGGTGTGCAGGTCGAGGCCCACACCCGCGTCAATCGTTCCGACCACGCCGTTCCGGTCCCAGGGCTGCGCCTGGACGAAGACCCGGTTGGAGATGACCCGTTCGTAGATCGAGTCGCGCGTCTCCACCGGATTGATGTACCAGTGGTCGTAGTAGTTGTGTTCCGCGGAGACGAACTGTCCGTTCTCGTCGCGATGGTCGCGCTCGTTGGTGTAGGGCTTGTTCAGATCCGTATAGATCTTGCTCCACGAACTGTACTCGAACGAGTGGCCGATGTAGACGGCCGACAGACCGGCCATCGAAAAGTCACTCTCGGTCAGACGCTGCAGCGGAATACCGTAGGACTGCGTCAGGAAGAAGCCGTTGTTGCGGTAGACATTCTTCGCCTCGGCATCGGCCAGACGCATCGGTACGCCCGAGGGCATGCTGAACGTCGTGTCGGCGATGGCCCATTTGCCCACCACGCCGCCGTTTTCCTGCTGTTCGATGTGGTTGTTGTAGTAAGCCGCATGAACCGAATAACGGCGTCCCGTATGGCTGAAGGCCAGCGAGAGGTTGTGGTTCTTGGTCCGCGACCAGAGGTAGAGTCCGCGGGTGCCGCGCGACTTGTAGTCGACGTTGAAGCCCGTCGTCGGCGAGATGTTCTGGGCCACCATGATGCCGAAATTCTCCTCGCGGTAACGCTTCTGGCCCGACTCCGCGTAACTCATCCGGATCATCGGCCGCTTCGTGTTGTAGAAGGGGACGTTCTCCATATCGTAGGTGTACGCGTAGTAGGGACTCGCAAAACTGAAGTCAAAGAACTGCGGCCGTCGGAAGTAGTTGAGCGGCAGTGACGTTTGTCCCAGCGCGCCCTGGGCGATGTCGCCCACATCCTCGCGATAGAACGGATAGTCGATCCGGTAATCGGTCAGGGTGGTATCCAACGGGCCGATCTCCACGCGGTTGAAATCGCGCTTCACGTGCCACATGAAGTTATTCAGCGCGCGGATCGAGTCGTTGAAGAAATAGGACTCCAACGGCTTGCGGATTTTCCGTTCCTTTTTGGTGGTGTCCTGCTGTTGCTGGCCCTCTTCGTCGTCCTCGGTCTGTTCGTAGGGGTTCGAGCCGTAGAGCGCACCGCTCTGTCCGTTCTGCATGGCCCGCCGCAGGGTGCTGGCATCGAAGCCCTGGGCGTGCAGCGCCGCGGGGACGGCCATCAGCAGACCGAGCAGCAGCAAGGGCAATATGCGCTTCGTAAGTCCCGACATCACTACCAAAGAGCGGAAAACCGCGGCAAAGATAATTAAAATTTTTTAATTTTGCAACTATTTCTCTTTCCTACAGTCCGTTGCGGGGCTCGCGAAGTGTTTCACGGCCGAGATCAGGACGTAGATCACGACGATGAGCGGAATGGCCCGCCCGCCCAGCGCGACGAGCAGTACGGCGCTCACGGCCAGGAACGTATAACGCAGTTCGTTCCCGGCCCAGCCGAAGCCGTGGAACTTCAGGGCGAACATCCGCAGGTCGGAGACCATCAGCCAGGCGGCACCGAGTGCCACCAGCACGAGGCTCTCGCGCGAAAAGACCATGCCGTAGCGCTCGACCAGCAACCCAAGCGAAGCGCAGAGCATCGCGGCGGCCGGGATCGGCAGTCCGAGGAACTCCGAACGCTGCGTATCGTCGATATTGAAGCGTGCCAGGCGCAGCGCCCCGAAGGCGGCGTAGAGGAAGATCACCAGCGCCACGGCACCGTCGGGCAGCCAGTATCCGGGCATTGCGCCATAGAGGGCGTACATCACCGCCGCGGGAGCCAGTCCGAAGGAGATGTCGTCGGCCAGGGAATCGAGCTGCAGCCCAATGGGCGAATCCTGATGCAGCAATCGTGCGACGAAGCCGTCGAAAAAGTCGAATACGGCGGCCAGCACGATGAGTGCAAAGGCCAGCGTCAGAGAGCCCCATGCCAGGGCCGAAACGGTCGCCACAGCACCGCAGAGCAGGTTGGCCAGCGTGAGCAGATTGGGTATCGTGAACAGTCTGATCTTCATTTCCGGACAGAAATTAATCACTCCAATAGGCGGCAAAGTTACGAAAATATTTTTATCTTTGTCGATGTTAACTCCATATAATAACTTATGGCAAGCAATAAATATTGTGTCATCATGGCGGGAGGTATCGGAACCCGTTTCTGGCCCAAAAGCCGCCAGTCGATGCCCAAACAGTTCCTCGACATCCTCGGAACAGGCAAGTCCTTCATCCGCCACACCTACGAACGCTTTGCAAAAATCGTCCCGCCGGAGAACTTCCTCGTGGTGACCAACGACAAATACAAACACCTCGTGCTGGAGCACATCCCCGAGATCGACGAGCGGCAGGTGCTCTGCGAACCCGTCGGGCGCAATACGGCCCCCTGCATCGCCTATGCCGCCTATACGCTCATGAAGCTCAACCCCGAGGCCGAGATGATCGTCACCCCGTCGGACCACCTGATCTTCAACGAGGACGACTTCCGCGCCATCATTCAGGAGTGTATCACCTTCGCCTCGGAGCACGACGCCCTGATGACCGTCGGCATCAAGCCCACCCGCCCCGATACGGGCTACGGGTACATTCAGGTCTCGGACTCGAAGCCCATCAGCAAGGTGAAGTGCTTCACCGAAAAACCCAACCTCGAACTGGCCCAGACCTTCGTCCAGTGCGGCGAGTTCTTCTGGAACTCGGGCATCTTCATCTGGAAAGTGCGCTCGATCATCGAAGCCTTCGAGAAGTACCTCCCCGAACACCACGCCCTCTTCAGCAGCGTGATGCAGGCCGTCGGCACGCCCGACGAACGGCGCGTCGTGGAGATCGCCTTCTCGGAGTGCCGCGCCATCTCGATCGACTACGGCATCATGGAGAAGGCCGACAACGTCTACGTACGCTGCGGCGAGTTCGGCTGGAGCGACGTCGGCACCTGGGGCTCCGTCTACCAGCACTCGCGCAAGGACCGCTATGCCAATGCCGTCCCCGAGGAGGGGTGCTACCTCTACGACACGCGCTCGTCGATCGTCTCGCTGCCCAAGGGGAAGATCGCCGTCATCAGCGGCCTGAAGGAGTACATCGTCGTCGACACGGACGACGTACTGATGATCTGCCCCCGCTCCGAGGAGCAGAATATCAAGAAATTCATCGACGAAGTGAAGTTCCACAATGGTGACAAGCATATCTGATCTCTACGAACTCTTCCGTTCGCATCCGCACGTCTCGACCGACACGCGGCGCATCGAGCCCGATTCGATCTTCTTCGCCCTCAGGGGGGCCAACTTTGACGGCAACCGCTTTGCCGCCGAGGCGCTCGAAAAGGGGGCCGCGGCAGCCGTCATCGACGATCCGGCGGCGCTCGCCGACCCGCGCATGAGGCTGGTCGACAACACACTGACGGCCCTTCAGGAGCTGGCCCGACAGCACCGCCGCACGCTCGGCATTCCGATTCTGGCCATCTCGGGCAGCAGCGGCAAAACCACCACCAAGGAGCTCATTGCCCGCGTGCTGGCCGCCCGTTACAGGGTCTACGCCACGCAGGGCAATCTGAACAACCACATCGGCGTGCCGCTGACGCTGCTCGCAATGCCCCCCGAAACGGAATTCGGCATCGTCGAGATGGGGGCCAGCGCCCAGGGTGAAATCGCACAGCTGGCTTCGATCGCCGAACCGGACTACGGCCTGCTGACCAACATCGGACGGGCCCATCTCGGCGGTTTCGGCGGCCCGGAAGGGGTGCGGCGCGGCAAGGGCGAACTGTTCGACTATCTGGCCGCACACGGCGGCCGCGCCTTCGTCCTCTCGGACGACGAAACGCTCAACTCGATGGCCGCCGAACGCGAATCGTTGGCCGTGGAGTACTATCCGGCATCGCTGGCCGACGGCTTCGAGACCCATCTGGAGGGTAACTACAACCGCTTCAACGTGGCAGCAGCCGTGGCCGTGGGACGCTGGTTCGGGGTCTCCGATCAGAAGATCCACCGCGCCGTGGCCGACTACGTGCCGGACAACCACCGCTCGCAACGCATCGAAACCCGTCGCAATACGGTCATCGCCGACTGCTACAACGCCAACCCGGGCAGCATGCGCGCCGCCATCGAGAATCTCCTTGCGGAGGAGCTCGGCGAACGCAAACACCGCGTGTTGATTCTGGGCGACATGCTCGAGCTGGGCGAATGGTCGCTCTCCGAACACGGCACCATCATCCGGCAGGCGGCCCGGGACCCCGAGGCCGAACTGATCCTCGTCGGCGGGGAGTTTGCCCGGGCCTATGCGGCTCTGCCGGAAAAACCGGCCCGCGTGACGCTCTGCCCTTCGTGCGAAGAGTTGCGCCACCTGCTGCAGACGGCGCCCGTCGACGATGCGCTGGTGCTCGTCAAGGGCTCGCACGGCATCGGTCTGGAGAAGATCCTCGATCTTCTATAGCAGCCGAACGCCTCAAACCGCGAAAACGGCCCGTACGAAATCCATTGACCGGAATCCGGCCATCCGACCCGGAAAGAGAGGCCCCGCACCGCAAGTGCCGGGGCTTTTTCGTGGGTTTTTCCGATTATTTTGCTATTTTTGCCATCAATAATAAAAAGACCAAACGTAACAACATTTTCCTAATGACACTGAACGAATACCAGCAACATGCCCTCGAAACGGCCATCTACCCCGAAGAGAGCCGTATCGTCTACCCCACGCTCGGGCTGACGGGCGAAGCCGGCGAAGTGGCCGACAAGGTCAAGAAGGTAATCCGCGACTCGAACCGGGAGTTCTCCCCCGAGAAGCGCCTCGAAATCGTCAAGGAGATCGGCGACGTGCTGTGGTACTGCGCCACGTTGTCGCACGACCTGGGCTACGACCTCGACGAAGTGGCCCGCATGAATGTCGAGAAGCTCCGCTCGCGCATGGAGCGCCACCGCATCTCGGGCAGCGGCGACAACCGATAACCGCCCCCGGGAAACGTTCACCCACACAAAGCGCCCGACTCATGAAACAGGAAGAAACACCCCGCACGTCGCTCCCCGAAAACGCCTACCGCGAACTCAAACCCGGGGAAAACTATACGCCGGTCATGCCGGCCTCCTCCTCGCCCCGCGAGGTCACCCCCTACTCCGTAGGAATGGGCATCGTGATGGCCATCATCTTCTCGGCCGCCGCAGCCTATCTGGGTCTGCGCGTCGGCCAGGTCTTCGAGGCCGCCATCCCGATCGCCATCATCGCCGTCGGCATGGGCACCGTCCTGGGCAAGAAGAACATGCTCGGAGAGAATGTCATCATCCAGTCGATCGGCGCCTCGTCGGGCGTCATCGTCGCCGGTGCGATCTTCACCCTCCCGGCCCTCTACATCCTCGGGCTGGATGCCGCCTTCTGGCAAGTCTTCCTCTCGTCGCTCTTCGGCGGTCTGCTGGGCATCGTGCTGCTGATCCCCTTCCGCAAATACTTCGTCAAGGAGATGCACGGCAAGTATCCCTTCCCCGAGGCTACGGCCACCACCGAGGTGCTCGTCTCGGGCGAAAAGGGCGGCAATCAGGCCAAACTGCTCGCCGTGGCGGGTCTGATCGGCGGTCTCTACGACTTCGTGGTCGGCACGTTCGGGCTGTGGACCGACGCCGTCTCGACGCGCATCTGCGCCTGGGGACAGGTCGCCGCCGACAAGTTCAAGGTCGTCTTCGGACTGAACACCTCGGCCGCCCTGCTGGGGCTGGGATACATCATCGGTCTGAAATATGCGCTGATCATCACCGCCGGCTCGTGCCTTGTGTGGTTCGTCATCGTGCCGGTGGTCGGCTCGCTGGCCGAAGCGCTGGATCCCGCAGCACTGGCCTCGCTGCTGGGCGTGACGAAAGAGAAGCTGCTGGCCGACCCCTCGGCGCTGCTCTCGGCCGAGAACCTCTACACCTTCATCGGCAAGCCGATCGGCATCGGCGGTATCGCCATGGCCGGCATCATCGGCATCGTGCGCCAGTCGAAGATCATCCGTCAGGCCGTGGGTCTGGCCGTCTCGGAGTTCGGCGGCGGCAAGACGGCCGCAGCCTCGACGGAGCGCACACAGCGCGACATCCCGATGAAGCGCATCCTCTCGATCCTGATCGCCACGCTCGTCTGCGTCTTCGTCTTCTTCCACTTCGGACTGCTCGACAACTGGGTGCAGTCGGTCACCGCGATTCTGATCGTCTTCATCATCGCGTTCCTCTTCACGACCGTGGCCGCCAACGCC is a genomic window containing:
- a CDS encoding putative porin codes for the protein MSGLTKRILPLLLLGLLMAVPAALHAQGFDASTLRRAMQNGQSGALYGSNPYEQTEDDEEGQQQQDTTKKERKIRKPLESYFFNDSIRALNNFMWHVKRDFNRVEIGPLDTTLTDYRIDYPFYREDVGDIAQGALGQTSLPLNYFRRPQFFDFSFASPYYAYTYDMENVPFYNTKRPMIRMSYAESGQKRYREENFGIMVAQNISPTTGFNVDYKSRGTRGLYLWSRTKNHNLSLAFSHTGRRYSVHAAYYNNHIEQQENGGVVGKWAIADTTFSMPSGVPMRLADAEAKNVYRNNGFFLTQSYGIPLQRLTESDFSMAGLSAVYIGHSFEYSSWSKIYTDLNKPYTNERDHRDENGQFVSAEHNYYDHWYINPVETRDSIYERVISNRVFVQAQPWDRNGVVGTIDAGVGLDLHTYSQFKLDDYLTGRYTTERKTSWFAYGSVSGKIKKYVDWDGNLKFYPSGYRGGDLSVGAHLALTGYLRGHPLILEGRFTMERRSPTYWQENLFSNHYIWDTPLNKENETRLEVKFSVPDYAFEVGAWQGVVTNKIYYGSDSNVAQDNGSVSLTSVYARKDFRLGGLHLDHRVLLQWSTNQEVVPVPLLSAFLSYYYEFWVVRDVLRLQIGLDGRYNTRYYAPGYNPALSVYYNQREEEVGNYPYLDAFVMAKWKRMRIFLKYQHVNKGLFGNGEYFSAARYPLNPGMFKIGISWGFYD
- the pssA gene encoding CDP-diacylglycerol--serine O-phosphatidyltransferase, translated to MKIRLFTIPNLLTLANLLCGAVATVSALAWGSLTLAFALIVLAAVFDFFDGFVARLLHQDSPIGLQLDSLADDISFGLAPAAVMYALYGAMPGYWLPDGAVALVIFLYAAFGALRLARFNIDDTQRSEFLGLPIPAAAMLCASLGLLVERYGMVFSRESLVLVALGAAWLMVSDLRMFALKFHGFGWAGNELRYTFLAVSAVLLVALGGRAIPLIVVIYVLISAVKHFASPATDCRKEK
- a CDS encoding mannose-1-phosphate guanylyltransferase yields the protein MASNKYCVIMAGGIGTRFWPKSRQSMPKQFLDILGTGKSFIRHTYERFAKIVPPENFLVVTNDKYKHLVLEHIPEIDERQVLCEPVGRNTAPCIAYAAYTLMKLNPEAEMIVTPSDHLIFNEDDFRAIIQECITFASEHDALMTVGIKPTRPDTGYGYIQVSDSKPISKVKCFTEKPNLELAQTFVQCGEFFWNSGIFIWKVRSIIEAFEKYLPEHHALFSSVMQAVGTPDERRVVEIAFSECRAISIDYGIMEKADNVYVRCGEFGWSDVGTWGSVYQHSRKDRYANAVPEEGCYLYDTRSSIVSLPKGKIAVISGLKEYIVVDTDDVLMICPRSEEQNIKKFIDEVKFHNGDKHI
- the murF gene encoding UDP-N-acetylmuramoyl-tripeptide--D-alanyl-D-alanine ligase gives rise to the protein MSDLYELFRSHPHVSTDTRRIEPDSIFFALRGANFDGNRFAAEALEKGAAAAVIDDPAALADPRMRLVDNTLTALQELARQHRRTLGIPILAISGSSGKTTTKELIARVLAARYRVYATQGNLNNHIGVPLTLLAMPPETEFGIVEMGASAQGEIAQLASIAEPDYGLLTNIGRAHLGGFGGPEGVRRGKGELFDYLAAHGGRAFVLSDDETLNSMAAERESLAVEYYPASLADGFETHLEGNYNRFNVAAAVAVGRWFGVSDQKIHRAVADYVPDNHRSQRIETRRNTVIADCYNANPGSMRAAIENLLAEELGERKHRVLILGDMLELGEWSLSEHGTIIRQAARDPEAELILVGGEFARAYAALPEKPARVTLCPSCEELRHLLQTAPVDDALVLVKGSHGIGLEKILDLL
- a CDS encoding nucleoside triphosphate pyrophosphohydrolase family protein: MTLNEYQQHALETAIYPEESRIVYPTLGLTGEAGEVADKVKKVIRDSNREFSPEKRLEIVKEIGDVLWYCATLSHDLGYDLDEVARMNVEKLRSRMERHRISGSGDNR